One Vitis vinifera cultivar Pinot Noir 40024 chromosome 15, ASM3070453v1 genomic window, aagaaaaaggtagtGGAGAGATTCGAATGCCAGTAGGCTTCCAGGACAAAAGGCAAATAATTAAAGAGAGATTACACCTCAATAATCTCTCTTTTAACGTGAATCATATCCCTTTACTTTGATACCAAGTTTTGAATTAGGTTTTTATTcgctttatttaaaaataaatttatcattctttgtataaataataataataataataataataatataagtaGATTTGAAAAGAAcacaaaataaacttttattgagcttaatttttttttccttaaattttcttttcttccatttttttcaaataaatcttaaaagaaaaatataaagataaataaattaagtaaatttgaaaattaaaaaaaaattattgagtataaactcattttttatttttcttaaatttttagcACACATAGaattttattaagtttaaatttgctttccattttcttttaattttttattttattttcttccatttttttctctctctcctatattctttttatatttttgtatcgCCTTTGTACTAAATGGAATAACGTGGATGTGAAGCAATGAAGCATGTGAATGCTTTACAATTTAATATtggataaataaatagaattattttcttttacttttttttttgcttcttctttaaaagggaaaagcaaataaataaataaataattatattaaacttATTCGTGAAGCAATCTGAGCGGAATTTCTTGGATGCTCTGCAACTCGGTTCaaactttttttgtttatcaacaAAATCTTTCTATTAAtgtctatttttttcctttcaaaaatgagaataatttGAAAGGGTCGTTAGAAATTATTgttgaaataaattttctactctatagaataattttaacatgttttagggttttttttgtaGAGCATTcaataaaacaaatgaaaataggAAGGATACTTCAGCAACTTTTCCATTATATATACATGTCCAGCGCTTTTACagagaataaaacaaaaatggtaTTGTTAATGTTTGATCCATTCTCAAAACCTACTTTTTGAAGACTTTCCCAGGCAGACCCTAAACACCAGAAGAAGATGATTATTTCCCAATAGCTAAACAAGCTAACCAGGCCTCTTAAGATTCAATCAAAAAGTTCAATTCATGAGACTCCCTCCATTATTACAACCTTACAGCATACCAAAATCTCATTTCATTTACCCcatcatgcaaaaaaaaaaaccataaactaCCAAAAATGCGTGTATTAAAATACAGAACACGGTTGTAAATGgggaaaaaacaataaaacactACAGATCACCATACAGTTGTTCAACGGCAATATTGTATATGGTTTGTACCTTATTACTCTCCCTGCCTCGTAAGCAAGCTTTAAATCTCAGAGCCTGCCATTATCAGCTGTTCCTGCATGTGAGGCCAAGTCAACGTTTAGATTCTCAAACTTCTCTTTTAAGGTGGTTACATCCATAACAGCAGTGATTTGCTCCTGGATCTCTGCTTTCAATTTTTCTACTGTTTCTGAACTGGACCCTTTTGCTACCTCTGCTTTCAACTCTTCAATTTTCCCATTAAGACCAGTTACATTTATGGCTCTTTCAATTTCCTTACCAATCTCCTCATTCACCTTCGCAATGTTTTCTGCCAAATCTGGAGGTGGAGGGGGAACATTTCTCTTGGTCATGCCGATGATCTCCAAGTTGGCCGACTTCAGCACCTCTTTCAGCTCATTTTTGGCCTTTTCTACTTCCTCTACTAAATCCTTGTCAAATGGATCTCCTTTTGATAACTTCTGCTGTGCTTCCTTTAAAACTTCCATCTTTGCTTTTACCTCTGCAGGAACTTTCTGATTAATCTCTGCTTTTAGTTTCTCGGCTTTTTCTTTGTGCTCAATGAGCCTGTGCGCCATGTTTAGCATTTCCAGCTTTTGCTTTAACCCAAGATAGGCACCAGGCCGTGCCAAATTATGATCAAATTCTTGCATTATCCTATCCACCTTCTCCTTCAATGCCCAGTTGAGAGTTTGATTGTTAGGGTCATCAGGAGTTTTAGATAACTCCAACTGAAGTGATTCAAGCTTCTCCTGCAATCCCATGGAGATGAATGCATTAGTAATCTCCTGATCTACATCTTCCTCAAGTTTCTTAATTGTTTGACTTGTAATTGGCTCAGATGGTCCCTCTGCCTCTAGAATTTTCTTCTTTAGCTCCTCAAGCTCCGACTCTATATCACCAGCCTCTGCAGCATTCAAGTCGGATAACttcatgtttcttttcctttctggGTCCACTGGGATGCCTTCTTGGAAACCTCCAATTGGCCGGTATTTGAGCATTCGGTGACGGATCAACTCTTCTGTATCCATCTTTCCCAACTCCTGGTTTCATTTTAGTATCGCTATTAGTAATAACTAAATGGTAAATAATCAAGCAGGAGCCAAAACAGATTAAAGCACAGAGGCTGAAATAGGAAAATAGAGCTGCAGAAAGATCATTTTCAAGCTTTTTCTTCTGTAGAATATCATTTAGTGACTCACAAGCAGATTTACCAAATTGAGTTAATATATGATGAACTTTCAAGAGTTGTTCCTGAATTAAATTGATCCAATCAATCACATGATTTTAGTATAATACAGTTGGACCACACAGGCTTCACTTTCACATGCTGTAGGCCCAATAGGAGATTATGGCATGCTTGGCTCCAAGTTGGTTAAGGATTTGGCTTTAGGTCATCACTCAATTTCTTGTATGTGCTTACGGTGTGCACGTGTTTGAGTTTGTAGTTCCCGCAGCTTTCAGCAAAGGAAAATTAGTTATACTGTTATTCAGTTGGAGAAATTGCCTACCTCCATGGCCTGGGTGATGGCAAGCTTGATCTGTTGAGATGTCCAGACAGGATCAGCATGTGCACCACCAAGAGGTTCCTACAAGTAAAGACAACATATCAATCTACCCAAACTGAAAGTTCAAAAGAACGAAAAACATCTGTGCTCATACACACCCAGCAGAATTTACCTCTTATCATAGCTCAATGAACAAAAGAAATGGTAAAAACGAACGTGTGGACAACCACTAGGTTAAATTCTGAAACAAGCAAAGAATTAGGATTTTCATTTGCTCCTCCCTTGGCAAAAATTTGATTTGTCCCAGTTATTCATAAGTATGCAACAAACAGACAAATTGTCAAACATGGCCCcaataacaaaaatatggaTCTTGCAATAAAAGAGATGAAAGCGCCTGCCTAAACTGCCTTAGTGAGGTAAATATTTCCTTCATTACTGCATTTGGCCaggcaaatttttttttctcgggTGGGATGTTAATACATCCCAATTACTTATTCGGATAGGAACTCACTTATAATATGACAAATGAACATGTAGTCAACCAAGAATCAAATAACAGACATCCTTTCTGAAGTTTTAGAGATGACTACATCTACACTAGACAGAAAGGCTTAAGAATATCACAGCTGCATTATGGTTGCTGAGGATGAAAAAGAAACCAATTTGAAATCTTTTAACAGCCTTTCTAACCCAAACTGTTGAAGAACTCCAATAATCACTTTAAAGACTTATGAGCAACTGAGTTACAGGAAAACGGGAAACATGACAATTGACCTAAGTGCTTACGGGAATAACACCATCTGCAATTCTGAGCCTGTAATGTTCTTGTGCTGTTATCCTCAGTTTTTCAGCCGCCTGTACAAGTTTAcaactaaattttattaatgaagaTAAATCACACCCCAAAATCCTAACTATTTTATCAATCTAGTACCTTAGGAGCTGCTTGGGCAGACTTCCACAATATTGCAGCACATGCCTCAGGACTGATCACAGGAAAAGCAATGAGAAACAATTTGACAAAAATCATGGCCTAAATTTCACAAGCAAAAGCAACAAAGCAAGAGTCTAAGACCAATGAGAAAGATGAATGTTTGAGAATAAGGAACTCATATATTCCTTTCAATTTTGTGAACAAAATTTGAATTgacctagaaaaaaaaaaaatacttgtaaAGTTTCCAGCCTAATTTAATATCCTATTGAAACTGtaaatcaaaagaaatgaaattgtGAAATACTAAAGACTGTCTAGAATAAGATTATGACCGATTCTAATTTCATACAACTGAAATGTGTGCATGTTCTTCTACTAGACCCCATTAAAGAGAATAGAGTGAAAGTTTGCTCATTGATCCAATTAAACATACAGAGGACAAGACCCTTTggtaattagaaaaaaaaaagaagaagaagaaacactaGTCTATCTGATTGCATAATTATGAAGTAGAAACATGGCATGAGAGATTACATAATTAATGCCTAGACACAAGATATatgatcaaattgttttaagcTTTCAAATGCCAATCCAGATGTTGGGAAGCATTGATAATAAATTAAACATTTgatcttgaaaatttattttccagtGATAAAAGAGAAGTAAACCACATCAGAGTTGACATGGAAGTTAACAGGCCACACATGTGGGTGAAGATGTACTTCTCAACTCGGCAATTGAAGATGTAATATGGTTCCTTTATATGTTACCTACTCCTTAAAAATTGGCCTGATGATATCATTCCTTAGAATGAGTTTATCAATCCACAAAacctttttataatttatgcCAATAAAGAATGGAAGTTTTAGTTGTACAAGGGGCTAATCTGCTTGTGCATAGTGTCTTCATCCATGTAAATCCCATATCTCTCTActggaatatttttatcctacCAGTCCTGTATTCTAAGTTGCCATAAGTGGAAAGGCAAGTCATAGTCCAAGCCTGGTTGTGCCTAATCCTATAGCCCAACCTTGAGTAGAAATCTCTGAAGCAAAGGAAACCAGTGGCTTCAACTCCTATTTGGTTTATAAGCAGaaatttttcaccaaatgaTCATTTCATGGCATTTTAACATAATCTCTATAAGCTGTTTCATAAGCCTCCCCATAAAGGGGAACCAATTACTCAATTCTGTTATGGGATAGACAAAGCCTCGCCAAGAAAGGGGAACTAATTGCTTAATTCTGTTATGAGATTGGCAAAgtagaaaaaccttttattttcattttttgtaacaatatgatttttttaaccagtcgctaaaaaaaaaaaaagagtatgcTTAGAGAGGACCAGAAATCACCTTGCAACGTAGAAGGCAGAATTCTCTAGCATAAATAGTTTATTGGCACAGCCAATGGCAAGAGCTCCACCTGAACCACCTTCACCAGTCACAACTGATATAATTGGAACCTTCAGGCTAAACATAGTCCTGAGGTTTTGGGCTATTGCTTCCCCCTGCATACATTAAAACAGACCAACATGTTAATGCAAGACCAAGGTGTCTTTAAGATGCCATAAGCTGCAAGATAAAGAAAGAACTTGAATATACACCTGACCAAGTTCCTCAGATTTGAGATCAGCAAAAGCCCCCGGTGTGTCAATAAATGTTATAATGGGAAACCCATGATGATCAGCGTATTTCATCATCCGCAGAGCTTTCCGATATCTGTATGGTGTATTAAAATTGATCCTTTCCATTAACATGGttattccttttaaaataaatacatacatAATGCCAAAAGACCATAATTATTTTcagaaattttttaacaaattaattaattaaactttaTGGTTGAATCCCTTATACATGAATTAATGCTGCACTTTTAAGTACCATGTAAAGCACTAGGCAACACAGAGTACAAATCCTCAAacctagaaaataaaaaggccAACTTGGCATAAAACATTTCAAAGAAATTCAAAAGTAGGAGCAGCCCTGattatcatattaaattttaaactcacATTTGAATAAAATTGCAGTTAAAATTGATGAAACCTAACCCACATTCATAACCTAAATATTCTAGATCCCCATTTGGAGATCCTTGAAACTTACCCATGAGGAGTTGGCATTGCAAAGTTGCGTTCAATGTTCTCCTTTGTATTTCGTCCTTTCTGATGGCCTATGAACATGAAGCTTTTACCATCTATACTCCCAATACCAGTCACGATGGCTGGATCATCATAGCCTGCACGATCTCCATGGAGTTCCACCCACTTTAAGATACAAAAAGCATGTAAGAAATTGTACTTCATATAGGAgttactaattaaaaaaaaaaaaaggacaaatgaTGCAGAAAAAGGTAAATACCTTGTCCTTGTCCGTGATATTTAATATATGATCAAGAACTGTCGGTCTGTTGGGATGTCGAGCAATAGTCAGGCGTTGAATGGGTGTCAAGTGTGCATATAAATCCTTCAGAGCCTGGACATTAAGAGAGTTATAGAGTCTGAATACATGaacattattataatttatattgatGACAAAGAAAAACAGGTGTTGTTGCATGGGAGGAGTCTTAACAATAGATACAAGCCCAGTAAACACGTTTATAGCCTCAAAAGTGTATAGTTGGCAGAATCAATGAAATTCTAATGGCATATGGGTTTCATCAGGAGCATGCAACAGTTCTGTATTTACCCAAAACCACCCtttagatttttttgttttagtggATCTATGGCCACTACAATGTTAGTATGGATGATTTTTTAAAGGAATTCAAAGGTTTAAGAGGTGCCcgaaaaaacattttcaaacaaatgtcttagattagtattttttttcttgtaattaaAGTACCAATATATTTATGGTATTATGAAAGAAGAATGAGGACTTTGATTGCTAAGCCAGCTGATACATCAACGGACTCAAGTACCAAGTAATCTATAGATCATTCAAGCTTtctaaaaccaagaaaaaaataaaagatgacaCCTTTCAGAAATACCTGCTGATACTTGCTTTCCAGAGAACTAATTTGATCACTAAAATCCAGACCAGTTTCATCAGCCATTCTACGCACCTGTCAGAAAAATGCTAGACTGAGCAACAGAAAACCTTACAATGGAAGTTCAACACCAAATCATTTAATGGCAATCATCATTTCAAGGGAAATAAGAAGTGTCATACAACAGCAACAAATGGACAATCAGCTGCAGCCACATTTCAAGTTATGTTAATATTATCAGATGAGTAAAATGATTATCATGTTCTATCTTATGATTCCTCAACACTAAATGCTTAATATGTATAGCATTGCATCCAAGATGGCATATCTTAATATGTACAGCATTATTACTGCATGAATGGTATAtgaaatataacttaaaatatccAGATGTTGCATCGACTGTTTATAGTAAGAGCATGcttcaaatattttatcatttatcgaaaatttcttaaatctttcttttctttcctcccTTTTTGGCAATCTAGAttgataataattatttttaggcTCTCTCTTCCTTTCCTTAAGGTTTTTAAGCTTTCAGTGGTTTTagtcttttcattttttctttttcctctcgCAAAAGCTCAGACTCTCTCAGTGACTAGAATTTGATATTGCTACTTCCCAACTTCATCtaagaacaaaatttttaagGCATTTTGAGAACTTcaacataaaataaatcat contains:
- the LOC100256854 gene encoding acetyl-coenzyme A carboxylase carboxyl transferase subunit alpha, chloroplastic translates to MTTLSLISRNCGSQGGNSDRAIESGLETRIHKDFFAGGLLIGSVRRLNGVWLKNLGSPRIESRNRFHVVAKIRKGKKHDYPWPDDIDPNLSSGHLSYLSYFKPLKEKPKPVTLAFEKPLVDLEKKIVEVRRMADETGLDFSDQISSLESKYQQALKDLYAHLTPIQRLTIARHPNRPTVLDHILNITDKDKWVELHGDRAGYDDPAIVTGIGSIDGKSFMFIGHQKGRNTKENIERNFAMPTPHGYRKALRMMKYADHHGFPIITFIDTPGAFADLKSEELGQGEAIAQNLRTMFSLKVPIISVVTGEGGSGGALAIGCANKLFMLENSAFYVASPEACAAILWKSAQAAPKAAEKLRITAQEHYRLRIADGVIPEPLGGAHADPVWTSQQIKLAITQAMEELGKMDTEELIRHRMLKYRPIGGFQEGIPVDPERKRNMKLSDLNAAEAGDIESELEELKKKILEAEGPSEPITSQTIKKLEEDVDQEITNAFISMGLQEKLESLQLELSKTPDDPNNQTLNWALKEKVDRIMQEFDHNLARPGAYLGLKQKLEMLNMAHRLIEHKEKAEKLKAEINQKVPAEVKAKMEVLKEAQQKLSKGDPFDKDLVEEVEKAKNELKEVLKSANLEIIGMTKRNVPPPPPDLAENIAKVNEEIGKEIERAINVTGLNGKIEELKAEVAKGSSSETVEKLKAEIQEQITAVMDVTTLKEKFENLNVDLASHAGTADNGRL